In Setaria italica strain Yugu1 chromosome IX, Setaria_italica_v2.0, whole genome shotgun sequence, the genomic stretch GTCAAACTCTGCCCTCTTTATAGTTAATAATCAATGGTGGTTGATTTCATCTTTCATTTCTTTTTATTGTTTCTTTTGGCATTGCATTGCTTGTGGTACCAGCATGTCAGCTGTATATTTAGATTCAGCTCCCCAAGATGCTAGAGCCAAGGTGTTCGATAATAGTCATGGAAGGAAAACATTTAATTATTACTCAAAAGCACATAGATGCGTTCTATATGTACTGAAACTTGTCTAATCTACTCTTAAGGTTGGGATACTATGATACTAGTTGTTATAGCTGTAAATTGTGCGCTTATGTACTATTGCATCTCAGCCAAGGGTTTTTGGGGCCATGCCAAGTGAATTTGCATACTGGAATACCTAATATACTCAAGAAATCCCATCTTTCTGTGGCTGACAATTAACAATTACTGTGATGTAGCATTTTAGTATATTTACTGTGTTTTTTCATGTGAAAATAGTTTTCAGAAGGTGAGAAGCACAGGCATTGTGCTTTACATCCAGACTGTTTTGTATGTTCTTCACATGAGACACGTTCCATACAGATTTTCTTAGATGTTatatttattataaaaatatcaaAAGAGATATATTGCAGTAATGTTATTATTATCAACTACTATATCTTGAGATTGTGATTTGTTTTTGCTAGTATGCATTATTTGTAGCCTAGACAGTAGAAGGAGGGACATATGTATTGCGCATTTTTGGTTCAGAAAGTTAATACATTCATTGCATCAATGGCCCTAAAGCCCTACCAAGTTCCAAGCAGATCACCACATTGTGATCTGTCTAGTAAGCTTAATTAATGACTTTGTTTTATGTTTTCATTCTTTTCTTGGCATAGTTGGTATTGCTGGGAGACTCAGGTGTTGGGAAAAGCTGCATTGTTCTTCGCTTTGTGCGTGGTCAGTTCGATCCTACTTCCAAGGTGGTTTGCTCTTTTGATCAGATTAAGTCATGAATGAAAGACACATTACTTTCACTTGTAGAATTTCCTTTCTCCAACTTATCTTCCCAAATGTTTGTAGGTAACTGTTGGTGCATCCTTTTTATCACAAACATTGGCATTAGAAGACTCAACGATAGTGAAATTTGAAATTTGGGACACTGCTGGGCAAGAGAGGTATATGCACATTTGATCCATGTTCTTTGCAAGCACATGCATATTTTTGCCTGAATTAAGGAGTCTTGAGAATTTGCTCTTTTGAATTTCAGGTATGCTGCCTTGGCACCACTTTACTACAGAGGAGCTGCTGCCGCAATTGTTGTCTACGATATAACTAGTCCAGAATCATTTAGCAAAGCACAGTACTGGGTTAAGGTAAACTATCAGCAACTCTCTTCTCTTCTGAGTTCTTGTGCTTGTTATTACATTTAGCATCTGCTTGAAGTTCTGCTGTAATGAGGTAGTATACTGTAACACTACTGGTATAGATTATTAATGGATGACTTGGATATAGTCATCTGTTATTCAACTGATTATACCAGAGCAACACTATAATTTAGAAGAGCATGCACCTTGAACATTTTATTTTACCAAGCAACTGACTTGGCAGTGGCGGAGCATAGTGCTGGCCAAAGTAGACcatgccctcctcctcctcatcggaTATAGAAAAATTATTTAATAAGCACTTAATTGTATCACTTAAGTGTAAAAAAACGCTAATCTCTCTGCTGTTACCTATGTTTGATGCCCCCTCTTATTTTCAGTACAAGATCTACCACTGTGACTTGGTGAATATATTTAGTGGTCTGAAATTCTGTTATGGTCTGCACCCTGTTTCCGGTTTGAGGTTTTCTTTCCCATTCTGCAGGAACTTCAGAAGCATGGTAGTCCTGGTATTGTAATGGTGTTGGTTGGGAATAAGGCTGACCTACATGAGAATCGAAGTGTATCTTCGCAGGTAAGAATATTCGCTAGTTGCCAACTGATAGATGTTATAGTTAATGGCTGCTATGTGTTGTTGACAATATGGCATACTTGCTGCAGGATGCACAGGAGTATGCGGAGAAGAACAATATGTTTTTCATCGAGACATCAGCAAAAACAGCAGATAATATAAACCAACTGTTTGAGGTATGCTTTGAGTACATAGAGCTATTTGTTTTCAAATAACATGTAAGAGGAGAAACAAATCTAGCTGAAGATAGGACCTAGCAGCAACTGTTAATGTTAATCTGTCTTTTAAGAAACATGCTTAGCAAACAAAGCATCGGTGCCTTGAATTCCTCATTTCTAGACCCCTTTTAGCATGTCCTGAGAAACTTCGCTTAAGCTTCACATGGATAGGGAAACTTCATGGATCTAGCCATCGACACTTGCCTATATCGTTATGATATGCAGATTCATTTGTGATTCACAAAAATAATGTGCCGGTGCCGCCTCTGTTTTTACCAGCCATATGTTATTCTCCTATGTTTACGCACTTTCAAATCTTGCTCTCTACTTCTGTAGCTATATTATTACCAGTATGTATCTGCTGTGGACACCTTCCTAACATGACCATGTTCCTGGGACAGGAAATTGCAAAGAGGTTGCCTAGGCCGACAGCGTCCTGACAAAACTGCAAGAGTTACACAAATACAAGTTTGTACCATGTAATGCCTTTCCATTTCGAAAAATGTAATGCATGTCAGCCCATATGTACGGGTACTGTGTGGAAGGCTGATGCTCATGTAAAGCTTATTCCATTCTGTTAATTGTGGAGGCCCTTTGGTATTGAATATCCTCTGATGTTACAACAATTGGTAATCTGATGGtttcctcttccttttttcttttttgatggcaATCGAACGATGAAGTAGCTACGCAAATTTGTCATGTTTTAGGTGATACTTTTATTGTAAACTGCCTCGATTGTGAAACTTTACATAATTCCTGGGCAATGGAAGAATGGAGGTCAACAAGGGCTGTTAAGTTATATATATTATAGATCCGTAGGAACTTACAAATTTCACGAATCTACCCCAAAACAGTTTGATCGTGGCAACAATTTTTGCTGAATTGCTGAATTTTGCCGATTCCTTACATCACAGGGTTTCCTCCGATTGGAGGCTAGTACCTCGCAAGCTAACAACACATCCACCAGAAACTTCCATGTGGGCCCGTCCACCCCACGCCCCTGACCCCTCTCTTCCTAGTCAGCCACGGCCCGGCCTCTGCCCAGGCCCGACCCGAACTCtactgacaggtggggccacGCACTCTTCGGACCCACAAGTCATTGACCTGACGCGACCCACCATCCGAGCCGGACACGTAGAGGAGTCCCGAACGGCGGAACCCCTGCTCcaagaagaaagaaagctaTAAAGGCAAACTAATCCCCTCGCGTCCTCCTCAGTTCGGGTCCCCAAACACACGCAAATATCTGTCGCCGTCTCGCCTCTCTCGGCAGCAGCACCAACCGCCTCGTCGAATTCGACCGCCATGGCGAGCCAGGGCGAGCCGTCGTCCTCCGATCCGTGAGTACCCGCCCCGATCTGGCCGCCCGCGCGTTGGGCTTCGatctgttgttgttgctgctggtgCAGAGGAGGGTTTTTTGGGGGGGTTGTTTTggcgatttttttttttgacactgtTGTGTTGTGGGGTGTGGAGcaggaaggggaagaaggatTTCTCGACGGCGATCCTCGAGAGGAAGAAGTCGCCGAACCGGCTggtggtcgacgaggccaccAATGATGACAACTCCGTCGTCGCGTTGCACCCGGACACCATGGAGCGCCTCCAGCTCTTCCGCGGTGACACTGTCCTGCTCAAGGTACGGATGAGCCCTTTACCTCGTCGACTTTATGTTTCGATTGTATTACGGGGTCTTGGATTGTGGTGGTACACGCTGTGTAGATTGCAAATCCTTGCGATAACCGTGACTTTGTAGTTGTTAATCTGTAAGCTCAGCTAAACTTACTGCTTGGTGGGTGAAGTTAGAAGTTTTAGTCGGTTGGATTTTGAGATTTCGACCTTGTTGTGATCTTATAGTAGATATGTGTGTAGAATCACAGTACATGGCTTGGTACGAGTTTGGTGCTTGTTTGTTTTAGTGATGTGCGCTAATCACTGTAGCTCGAAATTAACAGGGTAGGGTTACCGACCTGTAAGGCTCTGTGACCATGTGATAGTTACTGCAAATATCACTGCTTTTCTCCTAAGAAGTTATCCTGGTGGTTGCTGGATTTAGCTTTCTTTTGTGCTGAAGTGTTAAGCTTTTTTGAACCTGTAATATAAATTATATTGATTTGATTCTGTTCACTGCGTTAACTGTGATTGCTGCTATGTATTGCATAATGAGgcctgctcttttttttttatgatgcTGTGAGGTCAGTTGAAGGGTGTAAATAGAGAGTTGATAATGGTGTGCATTACATATTCTTAAGTTAATCTTTTGGTAGACATATATTCTTAAATTAATCTGTTGGGCATCACTAACTTAAAATTTTTCTTGCTTCTTGATGCGGTGGATGAGCTTTACCTGTTTCTGAATTCTACGTGTTGTAGTTATGTAACTTGCACATTATGGACAATACTCTTTGAATCCCCATATGCAAAGCTCTTTTACCAGCAGTATTTTGAATTTCCCTAGAAACCTCGTCACTGCCACATAATACTTGTCCGCTAACATTCTGGATCACTTCATGACAGGGTAAGAAGAGAAAGGACACTATCTGCATTGTGCTTGCAGATGACACGTGTGAGGAGCCAAAGATCCGGATGAACAAGGTTGTCAGGAAGAACTTGAGGGTACGACTTGGTGATGTGATTTCTGTCCATCAATGCCCAGATGTCAAATACGGGAAGCGTGTTCACATACTTCCAATTGATGACACGGTTGAAGGCATTACCGGCAACTTATTTGATGCCTTCCTGAAACGTAAGATTTCTTTATCAGTGTTCTTACACAGTTATTTTTTACAGATATTTCTTCTGGCAATTTAGATCAATTTTTGATAGATGAGTTCGTTGTAGTTAGCTATTTTGTAGCTTTATTATGTATATGTTGAAAGATTTTGTGGTAGTTCTGCATTGTCCGGGTGTTGGTACTAGTTCCCATGATCTGGCTGCATGTTTGAACTAGCATCTTCTGATAGGCTATACTAATTGGATTGTTGGCAAATGGCATGTAGGATGCCTTGATAGATGATAGAGACAGAACACTGGGGCATGCTAAAATTCTTTTGCATCTTGCTTGTCTGCTTTAATGTGTTTTCTTTTGCTAACATTGCCTTTACCTTCAATCTTTCAGCATACTTCCTTGAAGCCTATCGTCCCGTGAGGAAATCGGACCTTTTCCTTGTGAGGGGTGGTATGAGAAGTGTAGAATTCAAAGTTATAGAGACTGACCCAACAGAGTATTGTATCGTTGCACCGGATACAGAGTTATTCTGTGAAGGTGAGCCTATTAAGAGGGAGGATGAGGAAAGACTCGATGAGGTCGGCTATGATGATGTTGGTGGAGTTAGGAAGCAAATGGCCCAAATCAGAGAGCTGGTTGAACTCCCACTGCGCCACCCCCAGCTTTTCAAGTCTATTGGCGTGAAGCCACCAAAGGGCATATTGCTGTTTGGACCACCTGGCTCTGGCAAGACTCTTATTGCTAGAGCTGTAGCTAATGAGACAGGTGCTTTCTTCTTTCTGATCAATGGACCGGAAATCATGTCAAAGCTTGCAGGAGAAAGTGAGAGCAATCTCAGAAAGGCATTTGAAGAAGCTGAGAAGAATGCACCTTCCATCATTTTTATTGATGAGATAGATTCCATAGCACCTAAGAGGGAGAAGACCCATGGAGAAGTTGAGAGGCGTATTGTTTCACAGCTTTTGACTCTCATGGATGGCCTCAAGTCTCGTGCACATGTTATTGTTATGGGTGCCACAAACCGTCCAAACAGTATCGATGCTGCTCTTAGAAGGTTTGGTAGGTTTGACCGTGAGATTGATATTGGTGTTCCGGATGAAGTTGGGCGCCTTGAGGTTCTCCGGATTCATACCAAAAACATGAAGCTGTCTGAAGATGTAAGTGCCCTTCACTGATACACTTATTGATGTGGTGATTTGTTTTTTCTGTATAATTTATCTGGTTTTGAAACTAATCTCGGTTGTAATTCAATTTTTTAGGTTGACTTGGAGCACATTGCAAAGGATACCCATGGTTATGTTGGTGCTGATCTTGCTGCCCTTTGTACTGAGGCTGCTCTTCAGTGCATTCGTGAGAAGATGGATATTATAGATCTTGATGATGAGACCATAGATGCTGAGATACTCAACTCTATGTCTGTCTCAAATGATCATTTCAAGACTGCACTTGGGACGAGCAACCCGTCTGCCCTGCGTGAAACAGTGAGTATCTCTAGGAGTAACCTCTTCTGTATGTTGTGATACATTTTACTTGTTCCAGAGGCTAACCTTGAACTTCTGTGTTCAGGTAGTTGAAGTTCCAAATGTCTCTTGGGATGATATTGGTGGCCTGGAGAATGTCAAGAGGGAGCTTCAAGAGGTATCTTGGCCTTGTACAGTGGTTCAGCTATTAAATTGCTTTAAATCTTAGTTTATCCTTTTTTTAACAGACTTTGAATCTTGCAGACTGTTCAATATCCAGTGGAGCATCCAGAGAAATTCGAGAAGTTTGGCATGTCTCCCTCAAAGGGTGTTCTGTTTTACGGCCCTCCTGGCTGTGGAAAGACTTTGTTGGCCAAGGCGATTGCTAATGAGTGCCAGGCTAACTTCATCAGTGTGAAGGGACCTGAGCTGCTTACCATGTGGTTTGGTGAGAGTGAGGCCAATGTCCGAGAGATCTTTGACAAGGCTAGGCAGTCTGCTCCTTGTGTCCTCTTCTTCGACGAGCTTGACTCCATTGCTACTCAGGTACTGTCTGTCTCTTGGCTATGCTTTTGTGCACACATGGACACTCCCTGCAatgactgattttttttttctgtatttCAGAGAGGAAGCAGTGTTGGTGATGCTGGAGGTGCTGCTGATAGAGTGTTGAACCAGCTGCTGACTGAGATGGATGGCATGAACGCCAAGAAGACTGTTTTCATTATCGGTGCCACCAACAGACCAGACATCATTGACCCTGCTTTGCTGAGGCCAGGGCGTCTGGATCAGCTTATCTACATTCCTCTGCCTGATGAGCAATCCAGGCTCCAGATCTTCAAAGCCTGCCTCAGGAAGTCTCCTGTGGCTAAGGATGTTGACTTGAACGCCCTTGCCAAATACACCCAGGGATTCAGCGGCGCAGATATCACTGAGATCTGCCAGCGTGCGTGCAAGTATGCCATCAGGGAGAACATCGAGAAGGTAACATCCCTTTTGCTCTGCTCTTAAAGTACTGGTTCTTGCAGACGCAGGGTTATATGCTTGTTTGCTAACTGAAAATCTTGATTTCAGGATATTGAGATGGAGAGGCGTAGGAAGGACGACCCCGAGGCCATGGAGGAAGACGAGGTGGATGAAATTGCTGAGATCAGGGCTGTTCACTTCGAGGAGTCGATGAAGTATGCGCGCCGGAGCGTGAGCGACGCCGACATCCGCAAGTACCAAGCCTTCGCCCAGACCCTCCAGCAGTCTCGCGGGTTCGGCAGCGAGTTCCGGTTCCCCGACCAaccgacggcagcggcggccgacCCCTTCGCAgcccctgcagctgcagctgacGATGATGATCTATACAGTTAACTAGCAGTTATGCTGTGACATAACTTATATATATGCTTATATGGTATGCTAAACTCATCGTATGCAAGGCACGGGAGAGGATGTACTTACTTTTTAAGTAATGTATTTTGCTAGATACCTAAATCGTGTCGTCTATTTGAATGCTTGCCTGGTGCCGTGCTGTGTCATCTACTTGCATGCTTGCCTGGTGCCGTGCTGTGTCTGTTATTTTGAGATGATCAAAGATTGCAGGACAAGACACTTGTCTAGTGAAAATTACCCTTGTGTATGCTTGAACTACTCGCACGGTGGGGGAGGACGGAGGAGGCCCACTACAGAGGAACTCCACCGtcggcgcctcgccgccgccgccagccttcGGCGGCATCACCGTCGGCTAGAGTTTTCGGGGAGgggctcgcttggatgctgcTAGTCTGCTGTTCGTCCCAACTCACTTCTCGTAAAAACACACGCGCACACACAAATGAGGCATTGATCATGAGCTTTTAATTATTCTTAGGTTTACCCTTTATTAATTTTGATCCTGTGTTTTTCGGTTTATGCATATGTAACAATTTTGTTCTCTGCCAGACTTTAATTATATTTTGTAGTTGTACCGTTTGTTTGGAAGCTTCGTATGAAGGTGTCGCGTTGGGCTTTTAAACTAAGCATTCATAATACATGCAGATGATTAGTGATGTAGCAACAGTTAATAGCATAGGCAGATACTTGCATTGTTCCACACTTTCCTGCTCACTAGCTTCCGAAGTGAGATGGGAACAGACTCGATGAATCTTATCTTGCATAGTACTCCGTATATAATAATAGTGATTACACGAAAAAGGATCACACGTGGTCGTAGTTAGATGGAATGGACGAGATTAGATGAACCTTACCCTTTGTAAGGTCTAGGACTAAATTGAACATGAATGACCAAAACTGATTGCTCATAAAACGATCTTTATGTCCATGCTCGTGAACCAAGGAAACGAGCACGTTCTGTCTGATTACACTCGTCTATCAAAAAAACTGCGCACTCGTGAACCAAGGAAACGAGCACGTTCAACACTAGAGCACAACAATACAATATTATTTTTCTGCTTTGCCATGCCCAAGGCTCAACTTTCTCCAGAAgccttctttctcttctttttccttctctcgTTCCCATCAGGCCTATCTGACCGCTTCGACAGCTCCTGCCTGATCTCCATGAGTTTCGCTTTTGCATCACGGAAAGGTGCATCTGATCTCATTGCCAACAATTCCTAAAGATGGGTTCGTAAGATATATCAGCGAAACATAAAAGTAAATATACCAAGTAGCAAAAAGAATGCAGGGAGGAAAAGGGGCACCATACTTTCAAATGATCCATCGCGGCAAGGTTGAAGCCTATAGTATCCTTGCATTCCTGGGGATAGAGGAAACATAATCATCAGATTGCTGCAAAGTTGCATGTAGTGATGTAGATTGCTGCAAAGAGATCAAAACTTACCTTTACTCTGCAGTAAAGAATATCCTTCAGTTCTGTCAACAAGGATCTTGCAGCTGGCGTAGTAGTTAGTTGATTATGATGTGTCTGAAGGAGCACTAAGCAAACCCTACAAACAAGCTCAACCTGCAAGGTAATAGCAGAAATTAGCGTATGAAACACAACTGATCAACATGGTTTTCCAATGCaaataaaattataaaataCATGAGCTAGAGCGCATCCAGATTTGCTGATTGTAGGAGGCACAAGTAGAGAAACAAAGCTTTACAACTAGAGAAACTTCTGTAGACATAACCAATGCATACTACAAGAACTCACATAATAGCATCTAGGTTCTGtattcaaagaaaagaaaaggccaaTCAAATCTCCTTAAGTACAGCAGGAATATGCAATATAATGTGGTACAAACTGGGAAACTGGAGCTTTAAAGgacaagaaaaaatatttttgcagaCACCCCACACAATTAACATAAAAACAGGACACAACATCACAATCTACAACAATAGAACGAGACAGAAGTATTTGATGTGAGTGAAAATTAAGAAAACTATCAGTTAACATTATGTTACTGATAATACTGTAATGATGATTGGCATAAAAGGTTACATATCAAAAACATTCTTTTACCTTTGAAGGAACCAGAGACCACTCCTTCAAGTAAGACATGAGCTTTAGTGCATCTGAGAAAGGCAATGCCTGCTCCAAAGattaaaaaaacataaatatGTCGGCTAATGATAATTGTCATAGAAATAATTTTGATGATTAACCACAGGTAAAAGAAGCTTTATACTAATTCACTATTATTTACAATTTG encodes the following:
- the LOC101783641 gene encoding cell division cycle protein 48 homolog, which translates into the protein MASQGEPSSSDPKGKKDFSTAILERKKSPNRLVVDEATNDDNSVVALHPDTMERLQLFRGDTVLLKGKKRKDTICIVLADDTCEEPKIRMNKVVRKNLRVRLGDVISVHQCPDVKYGKRVHILPIDDTVEGITGNLFDAFLKPYFLEAYRPVRKSDLFLVRGGMRSVEFKVIETDPTEYCIVAPDTELFCEGEPIKREDEERLDEVGYDDVGGVRKQMAQIRELVELPLRHPQLFKSIGVKPPKGILLFGPPGSGKTLIARAVANETGAFFFLINGPEIMSKLAGESESNLRKAFEEAEKNAPSIIFIDEIDSIAPKREKTHGEVERRIVSQLLTLMDGLKSRAHVIVMGATNRPNSIDAALRRFGRFDREIDIGVPDEVGRLEVLRIHTKNMKLSEDVDLEHIAKDTHGYVGADLAALCTEAALQCIREKMDIIDLDDETIDAEILNSMSVSNDHFKTALGTSNPSALRETVVEVPNVSWDDIGGLENVKRELQETVQYPVEHPEKFEKFGMSPSKGVLFYGPPGCGKTLLAKAIANECQANFISVKGPELLTMWFGESEANVREIFDKARQSAPCVLFFDELDSIATQRGSSVGDAGGAADRVLNQLLTEMDGMNAKKTVFIIGATNRPDIIDPALLRPGRLDQLIYIPLPDEQSRLQIFKACLRKSPVAKDVDLNALAKYTQGFSGADITEICQRACKYAIRENIEKDIEMERRRKDDPEAMEEDEVDEIAEIRAVHFEESMKYARRSVSDADIRKYQAFAQTLQQSRGFGSEFRFPDQPTAAAADPFAAPAAAADDDDLYS
- the LOC101784326 gene encoding ras-related protein RABF1, translating into MGCSSSVPARSTGGLNTVNNDSSSATDSKDLRAKLVLLGDSGVGKSCIVLRFVRGQFDPTSKVTVGASFLSQTLALEDSTIVKFEIWDTAGQERYAALAPLYYRGAAAAIVVYDITSPESFSKAQYWVKELQKHGSPGIVMVLVGNKADLHENRSVSSQDAQEYAEKNNMFFIETSAKTADNINQLFEEIAKRLPRPTAS